In Paramisgurnus dabryanus chromosome 14, PD_genome_1.1, whole genome shotgun sequence, one genomic interval encodes:
- the cnbpb gene encoding CCHC-type zinc finger, nucleic acid binding protein b, with protein sequence MSSNECFGCGRTGHWIKNCPNAGRGRGKGRGRGKDLFCYRCGEPGHVARDCERTEDACYNCGRSGHISRDCKEPKKEREQVCYNCGKAGHMARDCDHANEQKCYSCGGFGHIQKGCEKVKCYRCGEIGHVAVQCSKASEVNCYNCGKSGHVAKECTIEATA encoded by the exons ATGAGCAGCAACGAGTGTTTTGGTTGCGGCCGTACAGGCCACTGGATCAAGAACTGTCCGAATGCTGGCCGTGGACGTGGCAAGGGCCGCGGCAGGGGAAAGG ATCTTTTCTGCTATCGCTGCGGGGAACCAGGACACGTTGCAAGAGATTGTGAGAGGACTGAGGATG CATGCTACAACTGTGGCAGGAGTGGCCACATCTCAAGGGATTGCAAGGAACCCAAGAAGGAGAGGGAGCAAGTCTGCTACAACTGTGGCAAGGCCGGCCACATGGCCCGTGATTGTGACCATGCCAATGAGCAGAAGTGTTACTCATGTGGAGGCTTTGGACACATTCAGAAAGGCTGCGAGAAAGTCAAGTGCTACAG gTGTGGTGAGATCGGTCATGTTGCCGTGCAGTGCAGCAAGGCGAGCGAGGTCAACTGCTACAACTGCGGAAAATCTGGCCACGTGGCGAAAGAATGCACCATCGAGGCCACCGCTTAA